A region from the Euleptes europaea isolate rEulEur1 chromosome 13, rEulEur1.hap1, whole genome shotgun sequence genome encodes:
- the PABIR2 gene encoding PABIR family member 2 isoform X3, translated as MAQAEKMELDLELPPAGSDGGGLRRSNSAPLIHGLSDNSQVFQPYVLRTRRNSTTVMNRHSMLVSSSPIRIPSSRLHQIRREEGVDLMNRETAHEREVQTAMQISQSWEESLSLSDNDLDKSEKSSSPKRIDFIPVSPAPSPTRGIGKQCFSPSLQMFVSSNGLPPSPIPSPTRRFSNRRSQSPINCIRPSVLGPIKRKGEMETESQPKRLFQGTTNMLSPDVTHLTDLSSW; from the exons ATGGCTCAGGCCGAGAAAATGGAGCTGGATCTGGAGCTGCCGCCGGCCGGGAGTGACGGGGGCGGCCTGAGGCGCTCCAATAGCGCCCCCCTCATCCACGGGCTTAG TGATAATTCACAGGTTTTTCAGCCTTACGTCTTGCGAACACGCAGGAACAGCACAACGGTTATGAACCGGCACAGCATG ctggtGTCATCATCTCCAATACGTATCCCTAGCAGCCGGCTCCATCAAATCAGAAGG GAGGAAGGAGTGGATTTGATGAACAGAGAAACTGCACATGAAAG GGAAGTGCAAACAGCAATGCAGATAAGCCAGTCATGGGAGGAAAGCTTGAGCCTG AGTGACAACGACTTGGACAAATCTGAAAAATCTTCATCTCCAAAGAGGATAGATTTCATTCCTGTTTCTCCAGCACCTTCACCTACAAGGGGAATAGGAAAG CAATGTTTTTCACCATCCTTGCAAATGTTCGTGAGTAGTAATGGATTGCCTCCAAGCCCCATTCCCAGTCCCACAAGGAGATTTTCAAA CAGGAGAAGCCAGAGTCCAATCAACTGCATCAGGCCCAGTGTTCTTGGTCCCATTAAAAGGAAAG GTGAGATGGAAACTGAAAGCCAGCCAAAGAGACTCTTCCAAGGAACCACCAATATGCTTTCTCCTGACGTGACACATTTGACAGACCTCAGTTCCTGGTAA